A DNA window from Rhipicephalus sanguineus isolate Rsan-2018 chromosome 8, BIME_Rsan_1.4, whole genome shotgun sequence contains the following coding sequences:
- the LOC119401288 gene encoding gamma-secretase subunit PEN-2 — MDLRKVKDDEKLRLCRWYYRGGFFALPFLWLVNAVWFFREAFIRQPFEEQKMIKAYVIRSAIGASLWTVVLVAWVTYFQLNRVQWGAFGDAISFITPTGIP; from the coding sequence ATGGATCTGCGCAAAGTCAAGGATGACGAGAAGCTGCGACTGTGTCGGTGGTACTACCGGGGCGGTTTCTTTGCGCTGCCGTTCCTGTGGCTGGTGAACGCGGTCTGGTTCTTTCGGGAGGCCTTCATCAGGCAGCCGTTCGAGGAACAGAAGATGATCAAGGCGTACGTGATCAGGTCGGCCATCGGCGCCTCGCTGTGGACCGTCGTGTTGGTCGCCTGGGTGACGTACTTCCAGCTCAACCGCGTCCAGTGGGGAGCCTTCGGCGATGCCATATCATTCATCACTCCCACGGGAATACCCTGA